GATCCGGCGCGACGCGCCTCCCGTCGTCGAACAACTGTTTCCGGGTGCAGGCGCTCTTTACGCATCACGCGGCTGGAAGATGTTTCCTTCGCTCGACCGCGTCTACGTCAACGAACGCGCAAGACGGGAACTCGGCTGGCAGCCGCGATATAATTTCCGTTTCGTGCTCGATTGCCTGCGCGACAACAGGGAGTGGCGAAGCCCTTTGGCGTTGGATGTCGGCTCCAAAGGTTATCACGACGAGGTCTTTGCCGAAGGACCTTACCCGGTCGGATAGAGGAGCGAGCTGCAATGCGGACACGCGAAAGCCCGACTTCCTCTCCAGCATGGCGCCTTCGCTGAGAAGTGTCATCCAGATATCATGATCCCGTCATAGACCGTCTGCCGGGGATATGGGGCGACGAAATCCAGGGCGTGTTGTGCCATCGGGAATCGAATCCAGGCCGGGGTGTCATTTGAAGCGGTGTCCAGCCTGCGGGCGGAAGCCGTTTCGAGAACGCTTTTGACCGAGAGGGTATTTCCATGAAGAATTTCAGACCTTACGCATCGCGGCTGTTCGCCGCGGTTCTCGCCGCATCCGCCGCCGTGCCAGTCGTCGCAATGGCCGAGAATTCCGCCACCGTCGGTGGCCTCACCTTCGTCAACAAGGGCCTCGTCGGCATCGGGCGTATCCCGGCCAACCAGCGTGACAAATTCGGCGAGACCTTCGGTTCCGGCTCGGGCATGGCACTCGATCCCGCCGCCTGGAGCCGCGACGGCGCCAGCTACAAGGGCACGCTCTACCTGCTGCCCGACCGCGGTTACAACGCCGTCGGCACCGTCGACTATCGGCCGCGCCTGAACACCATCTCGATCGGCCTGACGCCGACCGCTCCGGGTGCGGCACCCGAGGCAGGCAAGGAACAGTCGGGCGTCGACGCAAAGCTCGTCGATTCCACGCTCTTTGTCGATGACAAGGGTGGCGACATGACGGGTCTCGACCCAGAATCCGGCGTCCGCCCCGCTGCCGGCGATTTTCCGCCGCTGCCGCAGGCGACGAACGGCAAGATCGCGCTCGACAATGAAGCCATCATCCGCATGGCCGACGGCAGCATGTTCGTCAGCGACGAATACGGGCCTTACATCTATCACTTCTCTGCTGACGGCCACCTGCTGTCTGCCACCCAGCCGCCGAAGGCGCTTTTGCCGATGCGCAAGGGTGCGTTGAGCTTTGCCTCCAACAATCCCGGCCCCGGTGCCTCCGCTCCGGACCCGAAAGATCCGGAGACCGGCCGCCAGAACAACCAGGGTCTCGAAGGCATGGCGATGACGCCGGATGGTAAGTTCATCATATCAGTGCTGCAATCGGCCGCCCGCCAGGACGGCGGCGATTCCGGCTCGACCCGGCAGAATACCCGCGCGCTGATCTATGACGCCGCCGATCCCGATCACCTGAAACTGGTGCACGAATATGTCGTGCCGCTGCCGGTCTTCAAGGACGCCAAGGACAAGACGACGATCGCCGCTGAGAGCGAAATCGTCGCTCTTTCCGACAAGACTTTCCTGATGCTCGCCCGTGACAGCGGCAACGGCCAGGGCCTGAAAGGCGACAGCTCGCTCTACCGCAAGGTCGACATCGTCGACGTTTCCGCCGCGACCGACATCGCCGGCAGCGATTTCGATGCCGGCAAGCCGATCGCCCAGAAGGGCGTCATCGATCCCTCACTGACGCCGGCGACGCTAACAACCTTCATCGACCTCAACGACAAGGCCGATCTCACCCGCTTCAGCCTGCACAACGGCGCACCGAACGACAAGAACAATCTGTCGGAAAAATGGGAAGCCATGGGTCTTGCGAGCGTTCTCGACCCGAACCTGCCGGACGACTATTTCCTGTTCGTCGCCAATGACAACGACTTTTTGACGCAGGATGGTTTCCAGGTGGGTGCCACCTACAAGGCAGACGGCGGTGCCGACGTCGACACCATGTTTCAGGTCTTCCAGGTCAGCCTTCCTGGCCTGAAGAAGTAACGGACGCGCAAAAGGGGTGGACGCGCAAGCTGCGCGCTCGCCCTGTCGATCCGGCGTCTTCGCTGAAAATGGAAGGAAAGGGTGCGATCCACGACCACCGATGGATGTTTACGATCCTGGGTGCCTACAAACGTAGGTGGGCGCCGTGTGTCCAGGCCCACGGGCCTGGCCAGGGACAGCTCCCTTTGGATCGAGTATGGCCCCAGGGATTGTGGTTCCTGTCGAGAGGCGCAGACCGCATGGCGATATATAAGGTTGTTTGCGCTGGTGCGCCAGTGGCGACGGAAGGCAGCCGCTATTTAATTGAGATCAATTGAGTTCGGGGGCGGAGCGGCCATTCAGCTTGTCGGTGATGCCGCGGATGCGGCTCGACACTTCACTCAACGCTGCGGCAAGATTTTCCTCGGTCCGGGCGGTCGCGGCTAGCACCGTATCGCGATTGCCGCGCAGCGTCTCGAGCTCGGACTCCAATCCGGCGACGCGGCGCGTCAACTCGGCAATCTCGTCCGTGATCATAATGCCGGCCATGACGGTGATCCTCAGATCGCCGATTTCGCCGAACTGATCCTTGAGATGGCCGACATAGCGGTCGAAACGGATGGCGAGATCGGTCAGGTGATCCTCCTGCCCTTCCTCGCAGGCCATGCGATAGGCCTTGCCGTCGATCGTTACCGTCACCTGCGCCATGCCAAACTCTTTCTATCAGCGATCCAGAACTGCGCGGATCGTTTCCATCGCCGTCACCAGCCGCCGCGATACCTCGCGATTGACCTCTTCCAGCCGGTTGGCGCGGAATTCGGCTTGGTCGAGCTCCTGCGCCAGCCGCGAGCGGTCGGCGTGCACACGCCGCACCTCGCCCTCGATCTCGCCCTGCTCTCGCTGCCGTTCGACGCGCATATCGACGGCGTTTTCGAGGCTCGATATCGCCTGTCTCAATTCGTTGAGCGCTGCTTCCATGGTTTTGCCTGTGGGCATCATGTCTTTCCGATTCCCGCGCAGGATCCGCGAATCGGCACGCCGCGCCGATCCTGCGATTTCAAAAGGATATGCAGCTCGCCGACGGCCCGTCAATAAATCCTGTCACTTGCCCACCGGCCTATCCTGTGGATGAGCGTTCTACACATCGGTTTCGTCATTTGTACAATCACGTGATCAAATGTCAAAAATCGCCGCTGTCAGCCCGGATTTGGCCTGCCATTTATTGACTTGCCCGTCCCAACTGCTATGTCTCTGCCGCTTTCACTCGATGGTCTTGGAGGCTCGAGGCCATCCCCCGACACCCGGAACTTGCGGAAAAGCCATGACCTCTCCCGAACAACACGACCGGATGGCGAATGCGATCCGTTTTCTCGCCATGGATGCCGTTGAAAAGGCGAACTCCGGCCACCCGGGCATGCCGATGGGCATGGCCGACGTGGCAACGGTCCTGTTCACCAAATATCTGAAGTTCGATCCGAAGAAGCCGCATTGGCCGAACCGCGATCGCTTCGTGCTGTCGGCCGGCCATGGCTCGATGCTGCTCTATTCGGTGCTGTATCTGACCGGCTATCCTGACATGACGATCGAAGATCTGAAGCAGTTCCGCCAGCTCGGTTCGAAGACCGCCGGCCATCCGGAATACGGTCACGCGACCGGCATCGAAACGACGACCGGTCCGCTCGGCCAGGGTATTGCCAATTCCGTCGGCATGGCGATTGCAGAACGCAAGCTGCGGGAGGAGTTCGGCTCCGATCTCCAGGATCACTATACCTATGCGATCTGCGGCGACGGCTGCCTGATGGAGGGTATCAGCCATGAAGCCATCGCGCTCGCCGGCCACCTGAAGCTCAACAAGCTCGTCCTTTTCTGGGACAACAACTCGATCACCATCGACGGCGCTGT
This Rhizobium brockwellii DNA region includes the following protein-coding sequences:
- a CDS encoding DUF4164 domain-containing protein; amino-acid sequence: MMPTGKTMEAALNELRQAISSLENAVDMRVERQREQGEIEGEVRRVHADRSRLAQELDQAEFRANRLEEVNREVSRRLVTAMETIRAVLDR
- a CDS encoding cell division protein ZapA, with the translated sequence MAQVTVTIDGKAYRMACEEGQEDHLTDLAIRFDRYVGHLKDQFGEIGDLRITVMAGIMITDEIAELTRRVAGLESELETLRGNRDTVLAATARTEENLAAALSEVSSRIRGITDKLNGRSAPELN
- a CDS encoding esterase-like activity of phytase family protein; this translates as MKNFRPYASRLFAAVLAASAAVPVVAMAENSATVGGLTFVNKGLVGIGRIPANQRDKFGETFGSGSGMALDPAAWSRDGASYKGTLYLLPDRGYNAVGTVDYRPRLNTISIGLTPTAPGAAPEAGKEQSGVDAKLVDSTLFVDDKGGDMTGLDPESGVRPAAGDFPPLPQATNGKIALDNEAIIRMADGSMFVSDEYGPYIYHFSADGHLLSATQPPKALLPMRKGALSFASNNPGPGASAPDPKDPETGRQNNQGLEGMAMTPDGKFIISVLQSAARQDGGDSGSTRQNTRALIYDAADPDHLKLVHEYVVPLPVFKDAKDKTTIAAESEIVALSDKTFLMLARDSGNGQGLKGDSSLYRKVDIVDVSAATDIAGSDFDAGKPIAQKGVIDPSLTPATLTTFIDLNDKADLTRFSLHNGAPNDKNNLSEKWEAMGLASVLDPNLPDDYFLFVANDNDFLTQDGFQVGATYKADGGADVDTMFQVFQVSLPGLKK